From one Nocardioides sp. Kera G14 genomic stretch:
- a CDS encoding citrate synthase, with product MTESLTVRDNRTGTEYEVPITDGTIRAADIGKIKASEDTPGLAVYDPGFVNTASCRSSITYIDGDKGILEYRGYPIEQLAEKSSFLEVAYLLIHGDLPTKEQYEAWVHHITYHTFVHENVKDFMQGFRYDAHPMGMLMASVGALSTFYPESRNISDADNRNIQIIRMIAKMPTLGAWSFRHAQGKPYVYPDNSLDYSGNFLSMLFKMSETQYEPDPRLVKALDTLLILHADHEQNASTNAVRSVGSTQVDPYSAVSAGVAALFGPLHGGANEAVLRMLKRIGTVDNIPSFIEGVKNGDERLMGFGHRVYKNYDPRAKLIKKAAEDVFEVTGTNPLLDIAVELERIALSDEYFVKRKLYPNVDFYSGLIYEALQFPPEFFTVLFAIGRTPGWLAQWLELTQDKEQKIARPKQIYTGERGLTFTPAEERWA from the coding sequence GTGACTGAATCTCTGACCGTTCGCGACAACCGCACGGGCACGGAGTACGAGGTCCCGATCACGGACGGCACCATCCGCGCCGCCGACATCGGGAAGATCAAGGCATCCGAAGACACGCCGGGCCTTGCCGTCTACGACCCCGGCTTCGTCAACACCGCCTCGTGCCGTTCGTCCATCACCTACATCGACGGTGACAAGGGCATCCTGGAGTACCGCGGCTACCCGATCGAGCAGCTGGCCGAGAAGTCCAGCTTCCTCGAGGTCGCGTACCTCCTCATCCACGGCGACCTGCCCACCAAGGAGCAGTACGAGGCCTGGGTCCACCACATCACGTACCACACGTTCGTCCATGAGAACGTGAAGGACTTCATGCAGGGATTCCGTTACGACGCGCACCCCATGGGCATGCTCATGGCCTCCGTCGGCGCCCTCTCGACGTTCTACCCCGAGTCGCGCAACATCTCCGACGCCGATAACCGCAACATCCAGATCATCCGGATGATCGCGAAGATGCCGACGCTCGGTGCCTGGTCGTTCCGTCACGCGCAGGGCAAGCCCTACGTCTACCCGGACAACAGCCTCGACTACTCGGGCAACTTCCTCTCCATGCTCTTCAAGATGAGCGAGACGCAGTACGAGCCGGACCCGCGCCTGGTCAAGGCGCTCGACACGCTCCTGATCCTTCACGCCGACCACGAGCAGAACGCGTCCACCAACGCCGTCCGCTCCGTCGGCTCCACGCAGGTCGACCCCTACTCGGCGGTCTCCGCCGGTGTGGCGGCCCTCTTCGGCCCGCTGCACGGCGGCGCGAACGAGGCCGTGCTGCGGATGCTCAAGCGGATCGGCACCGTCGACAACATCCCCTCCTTCATCGAAGGCGTGAAGAACGGCGACGAGCGCCTGATGGGCTTCGGCCACCGGGTCTACAAGAACTACGACCCGCGCGCCAAGCTGATCAAGAAGGCCGCCGAGGACGTCTTCGAGGTCACGGGCACCAATCCGCTCCTCGACATCGCCGTCGAGCTCGAGCGGATCGCGCTGTCGGACGAGTACTTCGTCAAGCGCAAGCTCTACCCGAACGTCGACTTCTACTCCGGCCTCATCTACGAGGCGCTCCAGTTCCCGCCGGAGTTCTTCACCGTCCTCTTCGCCATCGGCCGTACGCCGGGCTGGCTGGCGCAGTGGCTGGAGCTGACGCAGGACAAGGAGCAGAAGATCGCCCGCCCGAAGCAGATCTATACCGGCGAGCGCGGCCTGACCTTCACCCCCGCCGAGGAGCGCTGGGCCTGA